In Terriglobales bacterium, a single genomic region encodes these proteins:
- a CDS encoding tetratricopeptide repeat protein produces the protein MSRLATAVLLLASFMTSGPALAWQRGVQQPPISPLPIRVRGKIRLPGGRPAPQGVLVSLEAASSGGVVGQTQSDSAGNFEFTMLQPDLYVVRVKQPGYEPVAEEVDLRTTPTAYLNLEIRPVSSPGQEVMPPEGPGTTISAKEIDIPARARREVSEGKELLEKRKDLGKSVQLFQKAVQEYPKYAEAYLLMGVAYTAQQRWSDASTALNHAIELDSKYAPAYLALGALNNQQNMFADAEKPLLKALEFDSNLAVAHFELARAYWGLGRWQDADPHAAKSVQLMPGNPQAHVMMGNILLRKRDGAGALKEFQEALRLAPDSPLAPSIRQVVAKIEAAMKDAKHDQH, from the coding sequence ATGAGTAGGTTAGCCACGGCTGTGCTTCTACTGGCATCGTTCATGACAAGTGGTCCCGCCCTGGCTTGGCAGCGGGGCGTTCAACAACCGCCGATCTCGCCTTTGCCTATCCGTGTGCGTGGCAAAATCCGGCTGCCGGGCGGCCGCCCTGCGCCGCAGGGGGTGCTGGTTTCGTTGGAGGCTGCTTCCTCCGGTGGAGTTGTGGGGCAGACGCAGTCTGACTCCGCAGGGAACTTTGAATTCACCATGTTGCAGCCGGACCTGTATGTCGTCCGTGTGAAACAGCCTGGGTATGAACCCGTCGCTGAGGAGGTGGACCTGCGGACCACTCCGACAGCCTACCTGAATCTCGAGATTCGGCCTGTCTCCTCGCCAGGGCAGGAAGTCATGCCGCCTGAGGGGCCGGGGACCACCATTTCAGCTAAGGAAATCGATATTCCTGCTCGAGCCCGCAGAGAGGTATCCGAAGGCAAGGAACTCCTGGAAAAGAGAAAGGACCTGGGGAAGAGTGTTCAGCTCTTCCAGAAGGCCGTTCAGGAATATCCCAAATATGCAGAAGCCTATCTGTTGATGGGCGTGGCCTACACGGCGCAACAACGATGGAGCGATGCCTCCACAGCGCTGAATCACGCCATCGAACTCGACTCGAAGTATGCTCCCGCTTATCTGGCGCTAGGTGCGCTGAACAACCAGCAAAACATGTTCGCGGATGCGGAGAAACCATTGCTCAAGGCTTTGGAATTCGACTCGAATCTCGCCGTCGCTCATTTTGAACTGGCGCGCGCCTACTGGGGGCTGGGGCGCTGGCAGGACGCTGATCCCCACGCCGCCAAGTCGGTTCAACTCATGCCGGGAAATCCCCAAGCGCATGTCATGATGGGCAACATCCTGTTACGCAAGCGGGATGGCGCCGGCGCATTGAAGGAGTTTCAGGAAGCACTGCGTCTTGCCCCGGATAGCCCGCTGGCGCCCAGCATCCGCCAGGTGGTGGCGAAGATCGAGGCCGCGATGAAGGACGCCAAACACGATCAGCATTAG